Proteins from a genomic interval of Paenibacillus sp. FSL H8-0048:
- a CDS encoding family 43 glycosylhydrolase, whose product MIPQQNEDRKDILCYTRLPQEDIVYASKLAYSMHLAYKTDGGQYRALNHNSGVLFAKATENEDGTLRAKSLKKPYLFYLADGNFGVIAVRTEADGEADEQSKGKVLLFSSADLLQYSEIGLLELKADTHVSDISCTYDPERSGYLIQWIDGQGQGYENFTADIMSLTNVSAPVEAEPFTLEAVQTDIEGIQPRNRLSVSAEIARRLFCKLTVPENIAVVVPDRVNAASVEDVQAVRATALYSDGTQAAKKVRWNTDAINWDKAGTYSISGEIHQDHFPFPIALNRADPCIAAWKGKYYFIATNDADKEHTLYMREADTIPGLVTAEESLILDSTTYEEIGGLLWAPELHIIEDELYIFHAATPGEFFHEESHVMKLSPGGNPMNAADWSRPRRVVKKDGSYLCEAGTTISLDMTVIRWNGQLYAAWSERQFLPVDLGAWVYIATIDPQEPWKLTSDPVLLTRPDYGWANNHTFVDEGPFALYTEDKLYVTFASAAVDATYVVGLLTADKGADLLDINSWTKGNYPLLTSRSVPGEYGPGHNSYVTDEDGVIWNAYHARPGIEGPRSSGLRRVHFDIDGAPVLDLTEEKDLNPGLKQVYMEVIVG is encoded by the coding sequence ATGATACCACAACAAAACGAAGATCGGAAAGATATCCTTTGCTATACAAGACTGCCGCAAGAGGATATTGTGTATGCTTCGAAGCTGGCTTACAGTATGCACCTGGCTTACAAGACTGATGGGGGCCAGTATCGGGCATTGAATCATAACTCGGGTGTCCTGTTCGCCAAGGCGACGGAGAATGAGGATGGGACGCTCCGCGCCAAAAGCCTGAAGAAGCCGTATCTCTTCTACTTGGCAGACGGGAATTTCGGCGTCATTGCTGTGCGCACCGAGGCTGACGGGGAAGCAGATGAACAAAGCAAGGGGAAAGTGCTGCTGTTCTCTTCGGCCGATCTGCTGCAATACAGCGAGATTGGATTGCTGGAGCTTAAAGCGGATACTCATGTAAGCGATATCTCGTGTACCTATGACCCGGAGCGCAGCGGTTACCTGATTCAATGGATAGACGGGCAGGGCCAGGGCTATGAGAATTTCACTGCCGACATCATGAGCCTTACGAATGTCTCAGCACCGGTGGAAGCGGAGCCGTTCACGCTGGAAGCGGTGCAGACTGATATCGAGGGAATCCAGCCGCGCAACAGGCTCTCTGTCTCCGCTGAGATCGCCCGCAGACTCTTCTGCAAGCTTACGGTACCGGAGAACATTGCTGTCGTAGTACCGGACCGGGTGAATGCGGCATCGGTGGAGGATGTGCAGGCGGTCCGGGCAACAGCCCTATACAGTGATGGAACGCAGGCTGCCAAAAAAGTCCGTTGGAACACGGATGCCATCAACTGGGACAAGGCCGGGACCTACAGCATCTCCGGGGAGATCCATCAGGATCATTTCCCATTCCCGATTGCACTTAACCGTGCGGACCCTTGCATTGCAGCGTGGAAGGGGAAATATTATTTCATAGCGACTAATGATGCAGATAAGGAACATACGCTGTATATGAGGGAAGCCGATACGATTCCCGGGCTGGTGACAGCGGAGGAATCCCTGATCCTCGATTCCACCACTTATGAAGAGATCGGCGGCCTGCTGTGGGCACCGGAACTCCATATCATTGAAGACGAGCTGTATATTTTCCATGCCGCAACACCCGGAGAGTTCTTCCATGAGGAATCACATGTGATGAAGCTGAGTCCGGGCGGCAATCCCATGAATGCTGCGGACTGGTCCAGGCCCCGCCGGGTAGTGAAGAAGGACGGAAGCTATCTGTGTGAAGCAGGCACAACAATCTCGCTGGATATGACCGTCATCCGCTGGAACGGCCAGCTCTATGCCGCATGGTCGGAGCGCCAATTCCTGCCGGTGGATCTGGGAGCCTGGGTCTACATCGCCACGATTGACCCGCAGGAGCCGTGGAAGCTGACCAGTGATCCGGTGCTGCTGACCCGGCCGGATTACGGCTGGGCCAATAACCATACGTTCGTGGACGAAGGTCCGTTTGCTCTGTACACGGAGGACAAGCTGTACGTGACTTTTGCCAGTGCAGCCGTGGATGCTACTTATGTGGTCGGTCTACTGACCGCAGACAAGGGGGCAGATCTGCTGGATATCAACAGCTGGACCAAGGGCAATTATCCGCTGCTGACCTCCAGAAGCGTGCCGGGAGAATATGGACCGGGCCATAATTCCTATGTAACGGACGAGGACGGGGTGATCTGGAACGCCTACCACGCCAGACCGGGAATCGAGGGACCGCGAAGCTCCGGCCTGCGGCGCGTGCATTTTGACATTGATGGTGCTCCAGTTCTGGATCTCACCGAGGAGAAGGACCTGAATCCGGGCCTGAAGCAGGTATACATGGAAGTCATTGTAGGCTAG
- a CDS encoding glycoside hydrolase family 31 protein yields the protein MFREENGRLIREYDHERVWIEPWGEHSLRIRASYAEITDEQWALLPAVQTLSNISITKERASIVNGNIRAEITDKGQIFFYNQHGKLLLNETEDTYQLKYGGRELSAIPGSSDFSVKLRLEADPQEKLYGMGQYQHSFLNLKGCSLELTHRNSQISIPFVLSSAGYGFLWHNPAIGQAHFSLNVTEWTAPSTKQLDYWITAGDSPAEIEESYAKATGTVPMMPDYGMGFWQCKLRYRTQEELLEVAREHKRRGLPIDVIVIDFFHWTNQGDWRFDPEYWPDPEAMVQELQELGIELMVSVWPTVQTESENYKEMLEKGYLLRSDRGVRTQFQFLGQNAIFDATNPEARKFLWGLIKQNYYDKGIKVFWLDEAEPELTVYDHDIYRYHIGSSKQIGNIYPMKYSQTFYDGMAAEGQENIINLVRTAWAGSQRYGALVWSGDIHSSFKVLSIQVRAGLNMAMAGIPWWTTDIGGFHGGNPADASFRELMVRWFQYGAFSPVFRLHGDRSPFVEPTGTRGGGVCGSGSDNEVWSYGDEAYVIFKEFMQMRERLKPYIRGLMEAAHEKGTPPMRPLFYDFPQDPAAWDIEDQYMFGPDLLVAPVLGEGERARKVYLPSGSEWTHVYTGTAYAGGQAIMIDAPLTQIPLFVRDGAVLPILGGDEE from the coding sequence ATGTTTCGTGAAGAGAATGGCAGACTAATCAGAGAATATGACCATGAGAGAGTCTGGATAGAGCCTTGGGGAGAGCATTCGCTGCGTATCCGGGCTTCGTATGCGGAGATTACCGATGAGCAGTGGGCACTTCTGCCTGCTGTGCAGACGCTGAGTAATATATCGATCACTAAAGAACGCGCGAGCATTGTGAACGGGAATATCCGGGCGGAAATAACGGACAAGGGACAGATCTTCTTCTATAACCAGCACGGCAAGCTGCTTCTTAACGAGACGGAGGATACGTATCAGTTAAAATACGGGGGCAGAGAGCTAAGCGCCATCCCCGGCAGCAGTGACTTCTCCGTGAAGCTCCGGCTGGAAGCGGACCCGCAAGAGAAGCTGTACGGCATGGGGCAGTATCAGCACTCCTTCCTGAATCTGAAGGGCTGCTCGCTGGAGCTGACCCACCGCAACAGCCAGATCAGCATTCCGTTCGTGCTGTCAAGTGCCGGCTACGGGTTCCTGTGGCATAATCCGGCGATCGGACAAGCGCATTTCAGTCTGAATGTGACCGAATGGACAGCCCCGTCCACCAAGCAGCTGGATTATTGGATCACCGCCGGTGACTCGCCTGCCGAGATCGAGGAGTCTTATGCCAAGGCTACGGGAACCGTACCGATGATGCCGGATTATGGCATGGGGTTCTGGCAGTGTAAGCTCCGCTACCGTACGCAGGAGGAATTGCTGGAGGTGGCAAGGGAGCATAAGCGGCGGGGGCTGCCGATTGACGTCATTGTTATTGATTTCTTCCACTGGACGAATCAGGGAGACTGGCGGTTCGACCCGGAATATTGGCCTGATCCGGAGGCAATGGTGCAGGAGCTGCAGGAGCTGGGCATTGAGCTGATGGTCTCGGTCTGGCCGACTGTCCAGACGGAGAGCGAGAATTATAAGGAGATGCTGGAAAAAGGCTATCTGCTGCGCTCGGACCGCGGGGTGCGGACACAATTCCAGTTCCTCGGCCAGAACGCGATCTTCGATGCGACGAATCCGGAGGCACGCAAGTTCCTGTGGGGTCTGATTAAGCAGAATTATTATGACAAAGGGATCAAGGTTTTCTGGCTCGATGAGGCGGAGCCGGAGCTGACGGTCTATGACCATGATATCTACCGTTATCATATCGGCTCCAGCAAGCAGATCGGCAATATCTATCCGATGAAATACAGTCAGACCTTCTATGACGGCATGGCCGCTGAAGGCCAGGAGAATATTATCAATCTGGTCCGTACCGCCTGGGCGGGCAGCCAGCGGTATGGGGCGCTTGTATGGTCTGGAGACATTCACTCCAGCTTCAAGGTGCTCAGCATTCAGGTGCGGGCCGGACTGAATATGGCTATGGCCGGGATTCCATGGTGGACCACCGACATCGGCGGCTTCCATGGCGGTAATCCGGCAGACGCCTCCTTCCGGGAGCTGATGGTCCGCTGGTTCCAGTACGGCGCGTTCTCTCCGGTATTCAGGCTGCACGGGGACCGTTCACCTTTTGTAGAGCCTACCGGAACGCGGGGCGGGGGCGTATGCGGAAGCGGCTCGGATAATGAGGTGTGGAGCTATGGGGATGAGGCGTATGTTATCTTCAAAGAGTTCATGCAGATGCGGGAGCGGCTGAAGCCGTACATCCGCGGGCTGATGGAGGCTGCCCATGAGAAGGGCACGCCGCCTATGCGTCCATTGTTCTATGATTTCCCTCAGGACCCGGCAGCCTGGGATATCGAGGATCAGTATATGTTCGGTCCCGATCTGCTGGTCGCTCCGGTCCTGGGCGAGGGCGAACGGGCACGCAAGGTATACCTGCCGTCCGGCTCAGAGTGGACCCATGTCTATACCGGCACTGCCTATGCCGGCGGACAGGCTATTATGATCGATGCGCCGCTCACGCAGATTCCGCTGTTTGTACGGGACGGTGCCGTGCTGCCGATTCTGGGCGGAGATGAAGAATAA
- a CDS encoding right-handed parallel beta-helix repeat-containing protein codes for MEYHVAMQGSDQASGTADQPFRSISRAAALAEPGDTVTVHAGTYREWVSPANGGTEDQRIVYQAAGDGEVIITGAEPVADWQDEGDGVWSAEVPNSLFAVRNPFEEKLYGDWLFEGAFEPHLGEVYLDGKSLYECDSVTKLRDPKVWPQAKYPADSLLQWYAEVSSNATKIWASFGGRDPRRENVEISVRPYCFWPEQTGRGYITVKGFTLRQAAPQWAPPTALQEGLIGPHWSKGWIIEDNHICESKCTGVSLGKEISTGHNEWSNGRMKGGTQREQEVIFRALRQDWHKDNIGSHIVRNNVIHDCEQAGVVGHLGGAFSQICHNRIYNIHHKRIFHGAEVGGIKLHASLDTQICGNVIYSSYRALWLDWQAQGTRISRNVFYDNLSEDFFMEVCHGPYMVDHNLFLSPMNFRNMAQGGAFVHNLFAGRFVVRPELTRYTPYHMPHETAVAGYSNIAGGDDRYYNNIFLRDEDKDNEVVPMTFFEHLPLAPREQLNDNGERVMDGIPDNSRCYLHPVGLGGYDEHPNSLDKQWWEYTKEEIKALIDSGKPFHPEQMALPVAIQGNLYLKDAVPGAHERSAKVYADKGLEVEVDAASGKVQVHIVNPELLRAAAPTVVTTNLLGRSYHAEMRYEEPDGSPYRFDCDFFGKQRPDSNVTPGPFELTDNSPVKIVL; via the coding sequence ATGGAATATCATGTTGCAATGCAAGGAAGTGATCAGGCTTCCGGTACAGCAGACCAGCCCTTCCGCTCCATTTCCCGCGCTGCGGCGCTGGCGGAGCCTGGAGATACGGTCACCGTTCATGCGGGGACATACAGGGAATGGGTGAGCCCGGCTAACGGAGGAACAGAGGATCAGAGGATTGTCTATCAGGCTGCCGGAGATGGGGAGGTCATTATCACAGGCGCTGAGCCGGTGGCAGACTGGCAGGATGAAGGAGACGGTGTTTGGAGTGCGGAGGTGCCGAACAGCCTGTTTGCTGTGCGCAATCCTTTTGAAGAAAAATTATATGGCGATTGGCTGTTCGAAGGGGCGTTCGAGCCGCATCTGGGGGAGGTCTATCTCGACGGCAAATCGCTGTATGAATGTGATAGCGTTACCAAGCTGCGCGATCCCAAGGTATGGCCGCAGGCCAAGTACCCGGCGGACTCTCTGCTCCAGTGGTATGCGGAGGTGAGCTCCAATGCAACTAAAATCTGGGCGAGCTTCGGTGGCAGGGACCCCCGCCGGGAGAATGTGGAGATCAGCGTGCGCCCTTATTGCTTCTGGCCGGAGCAGACGGGGCGGGGTTACATAACCGTCAAAGGCTTCACGCTCCGCCAGGCAGCTCCCCAATGGGCACCGCCAACGGCGTTGCAGGAAGGGCTGATCGGACCGCACTGGAGCAAGGGCTGGATCATTGAGGATAACCACATCTGCGAGTCCAAATGCACAGGGGTGAGTCTGGGCAAAGAAATCTCAACCGGGCATAACGAGTGGTCTAATGGCCGGATGAAGGGCGGGACGCAGCGGGAGCAGGAGGTTATTTTCCGTGCACTCCGCCAGGATTGGCATAAGGACAACATCGGAAGTCATATCGTCCGCAATAATGTGATCCATGATTGTGAGCAGGCTGGAGTCGTCGGTCATTTGGGCGGGGCCTTCAGCCAGATTTGCCATAACCGGATTTATAATATCCATCATAAACGGATTTTCCACGGGGCAGAGGTAGGCGGAATCAAGCTGCATGCTTCACTGGATACCCAGATTTGCGGCAATGTCATTTACAGCTCCTACCGGGCGTTATGGCTGGACTGGCAGGCACAGGGCACCCGCATCAGCCGGAATGTGTTCTACGACAACCTGTCGGAGGATTTCTTCATGGAGGTCTGCCACGGTCCTTATATGGTCGATCACAACCTGTTCCTGTCGCCGATGAACTTCCGCAATATGGCCCAGGGCGGCGCGTTCGTCCATAATCTGTTCGCCGGCAGATTCGTGGTACGTCCTGAACTTACCCGTTATACGCCGTACCATATGCCGCACGAGACAGCGGTTGCCGGGTACAGCAATATCGCGGGCGGTGACGACCGATATTACAACAATATCTTCCTGCGTGACGAGGACAAGGACAATGAGGTAGTACCGATGACGTTCTTCGAGCATCTGCCGCTTGCCCCGAGAGAGCAGCTTAATGATAACGGTGAACGGGTGATGGACGGTATCCCGGATAATTCCCGCTGTTATCTGCATCCTGTTGGACTGGGCGGCTATGATGAGCACCCGAATTCCCTGGACAAGCAGTGGTGGGAATACACCAAGGAAGAGATCAAAGCGCTGATCGATTCCGGGAAGCCGTTCCATCCCGAACAGATGGCCCTTCCTGTAGCTATTCAAGGCAATCTGTATCTGAAAGATGCGGTGCCGGGTGCGCATGAGCGCAGCGCGAAGGTCTATGCCGACAAGGGTCTTGAGGTTGAGGTGGATGCGGCTTCCGGCAAGGTGCAGGTGCATATCGTGAACCCTGAGCTGCTGCGTGCAGCCGCGCCAACCGTAGTCACCACGAATCTGCTGGGCAGAAGCTATCACGCCGAGATGCGCTATGAGGAGCCGGACGGCTCACCGTACCGGTTCGACTGCGACTTTTTCGGTAAGCAGCGCCCGGACTCGAATGTGACGCCTGGACCGTTTGAATTAACGGATAACAGTCCGGTGAAGATTGTACTGTAA
- a CDS encoding helix-turn-helix transcriptional regulator, with translation MPTIHYVEYDAAHPANFVYSIPEGLNAWLLVLTQTPAVFEVEGELKEFPAHSVVLYPPGHNIYYRACSQKYVNDWVRFDADESYITESVLPLGSPFSLPDPGYCHQLFQLLTLENSFQNDYRELSIDYLFRLLFNKLSEASQDKLTPQYYNLLELRKTLYSNPGHPWTVSSMAGYLHISTGYLQTIYKSAFGISCMEDVIQCRIRLAKEKLGFGQHKIAEIAALCGYANVEHFCRQFRQLTGFSPRAYRERLASKQPLIREET, from the coding sequence ATGCCTACAATTCACTACGTGGAATACGATGCTGCACATCCGGCCAATTTCGTCTACAGTATCCCCGAAGGACTGAACGCCTGGCTTCTTGTCCTGACCCAGACTCCTGCGGTGTTTGAAGTGGAAGGTGAATTGAAGGAATTCCCAGCTCACTCTGTCGTTCTGTATCCTCCAGGGCACAACATCTATTACCGCGCCTGCTCCCAAAAATATGTCAACGACTGGGTCCGTTTCGATGCGGATGAATCGTATATCACTGAAAGCGTTCTGCCGCTGGGCAGTCCGTTCTCCCTGCCCGACCCCGGATATTGCCATCAGCTGTTCCAGCTGCTGACGCTGGAGAACTCCTTCCAGAATGACTACCGGGAGCTGTCCATTGACTACCTGTTCCGCCTCTTGTTCAACAAGCTGTCTGAGGCGTCCCAAGACAAGCTTACGCCGCAGTATTATAATCTGCTGGAGCTGCGCAAGACTCTGTACAGTAATCCCGGTCACCCTTGGACCGTATCCTCGATGGCCGGGTATCTGCACATCAGCACCGGCTACCTCCAGACCATCTACAAATCCGCCTTCGGCATCTCCTGCATGGAGGATGTCATTCAATGCCGGATTCGGCTGGCCAAGGAGAAGCTCGGCTTCGGCCAGCACAAAATCGCCGAGATCGCTGCTCTCTGCGGCTACGCCAATGTCGAGCATTTCTGCCGCCAGTTCCGCCAGCTAACCGGCTTCTCCCCCCGCGCCTACCGGGAGCGGCTGGCATCCAAGCAACCGCTGATTCGGGAGGAGACTTAG
- a CDS encoding AraC family transcriptional regulator, translating to MSGAFEDKPYPWKKEHTEIPEGLFPINVFHICFPDRSIIPPHWHDHLEWILVTKGRFRVQVGPHSRELVQGELAFVSRPQIHAAYPTEDGSELYAVVYNEALLNGMRDLTELQHIRPLLSGEIRLPAFYGADQPVTRQIRGCIEQIIDSYQSKSPGYELCIKGGLFSSLGLAYPLAEFTVPPSKRDPQETGIQPLLIHLSNHFHEPLTVEEAARICCVTPNYFCHLFKKNTGKTLIEYVNMLRVHEASRLLQLRRYSIQEVAFRVGFTGLTYFGRIFKQHTSMTPSEYASHFQTRS from the coding sequence ATGAGTGGAGCGTTCGAGGACAAGCCTTATCCATGGAAAAAAGAGCACACGGAAATTCCCGAGGGCCTGTTCCCCATCAATGTATTTCATATCTGCTTTCCGGACCGCAGTATTATTCCGCCGCACTGGCATGACCATCTCGAATGGATTCTCGTGACCAAGGGCCGCTTCCGCGTCCAGGTCGGCCCCCACTCCAGAGAGCTGGTGCAGGGTGAGCTTGCCTTCGTCAGCCGTCCGCAGATTCATGCGGCCTATCCGACAGAGGATGGCAGTGAGCTGTATGCGGTTGTCTACAACGAAGCGCTGCTGAACGGTATGCGGGACCTGACTGAGCTTCAGCATATCCGGCCGCTGCTCTCCGGTGAAATCCGGCTGCCTGCCTTTTATGGGGCGGATCAGCCGGTTACCCGCCAGATCAGAGGATGCATTGAACAGATTATTGACAGCTATCAGAGCAAGAGCCCCGGGTATGAATTATGTATAAAAGGCGGCCTGTTCTCTTCCCTGGGTCTCGCTTATCCCCTGGCCGAGTTCACAGTACCGCCTTCCAAAAGAGACCCGCAGGAGACGGGCATCCAGCCCCTGCTGATTCACCTTAGCAACCATTTCCATGAACCGCTGACCGTAGAGGAAGCCGCACGGATCTGCTGCGTGACCCCCAACTACTTTTGTCATCTATTCAAAAAGAACACCGGCAAGACCTTAATCGAATATGTGAACATGCTGCGGGTACATGAGGCCAGCCGCCTGCTCCAGCTTCGCCGGTATTCGATTCAGGAGGTAGCCTTCCGGGTAGGGTTCACAGGCCTCACGTATTTCGGAAGAATATTCAAGCAGCATACATCGATGACACCCAGCGAATATGCTTCCCATTTCCAGACCCGGTCTTAA
- a CDS encoding response regulator, with protein MFKVLLVDDEVFVRKGLLEIIPWEALNFSIAGEANNGAEALDMIRQLKPDLVITDIRMPILDGLELISSVAENNAQDVVFIVISGFNDFKYAQQALRYGVHDYILKPIDDEEMTATLRKLSYTMGRKRITTLTNDDHTASVILEALVQGKLPDTEAEPLAAALGMEHKRGFLYCLAEVYSDPEDQQLTLKQFQSGLQFIEEDGNRIPVFEQQQGSFGMLLCTEAVTGGACGLANRLECFRSALADRLGCRLSLYAGDPAQALIDVHRSYAEANEAARHKYAEPAGLIMYSLIKERPLYVFDMSPAVISKLIVQLEEGDRCGYLDTVDSIFQLFHKQRFTPQAVSGSLARCRTGIIAVIKEMDGSKEQILKLRGLTEREHVNWSLQMLKENFTLAMQEAAEYIALLRKEHSAGGIVLVKRYIDTRYRENISLKSIAAQFYMNAVYLGRLFRKTYGVYFNDYLLELRIQEAKKLLRKSDFRIYEIAEKVGFQSADYFVTQFEKLEQVSPTEYRNMLIEKE; from the coding sequence ATGTTCAAAGTATTGCTGGTAGACGATGAGGTATTTGTCCGCAAGGGACTGCTGGAGATCATTCCGTGGGAAGCGCTTAATTTCAGTATCGCCGGAGAAGCGAACAATGGGGCAGAGGCGCTGGATATGATCCGGCAACTCAAGCCTGATCTGGTTATTACGGACATACGGATGCCTATTCTGGACGGACTGGAGCTTATCAGCAGCGTGGCCGAGAATAATGCTCAGGATGTGGTCTTCATCGTAATCAGCGGCTTCAATGATTTCAAGTATGCACAGCAGGCACTCCGCTACGGGGTGCATGACTATATTCTGAAGCCGATTGACGATGAGGAGATGACCGCCACACTGCGCAAGCTGTCCTATACGATGGGCAGGAAGAGGATCACCACACTGACTAATGATGATCACACCGCCAGTGTAATTCTGGAGGCGTTGGTGCAAGGGAAGCTGCCGGATACAGAAGCGGAGCCCCTCGCCGCAGCACTGGGCATGGAGCATAAGCGAGGCTTCCTGTATTGTCTGGCCGAAGTGTATTCAGACCCGGAGGACCAGCAGCTTACGCTGAAGCAATTTCAGAGCGGGCTGCAGTTCATTGAAGAGGACGGTAACCGCATACCTGTGTTTGAGCAGCAGCAGGGAAGCTTTGGAATGCTGCTCTGTACAGAAGCGGTAACGGGCGGAGCCTGCGGTCTTGCGAACCGTCTGGAATGCTTTAGGTCAGCATTGGCGGACAGGCTTGGTTGCAGGCTCAGTCTCTACGCAGGCGATCCGGCCCAGGCGCTTATTGATGTTCACCGTTCGTATGCGGAGGCGAATGAAGCGGCAAGACATAAATATGCCGAGCCCGCCGGGCTCATTATGTACTCCCTGATTAAGGAGAGGCCTCTGTACGTTTTTGATATGAGTCCGGCGGTCATAAGCAAGCTCATCGTCCAGCTGGAAGAGGGGGACAGGTGCGGCTACCTGGACACTGTGGACAGTATCTTTCAGCTGTTCCATAAGCAGCGGTTCACACCGCAAGCGGTATCAGGCTCTCTAGCCCGGTGTAGAACGGGAATCATTGCTGTCATTAAAGAAATGGACGGCAGTAAAGAGCAGATTCTGAAGCTGAGGGGGCTGACTGAACGGGAGCATGTGAATTGGAGTCTGCAGATGCTGAAGGAGAATTTCACACTGGCTATGCAGGAAGCAGCAGAGTATATTGCCCTTCTCCGCAAAGAGCATTCTGCAGGGGGCATTGTGCTCGTTAAGCGGTATATCGATACCCGCTACAGGGAGAATATCAGCCTGAAAAGTATAGCCGCCCAATTCTATATGAATGCAGTATACCTGGGACGCCTGTTCCGCAAGACATACGGTGTCTATTTCAACGATTATTTACTGGAGCTCAGGATACAGGAGGCCAAAAAGCTGCTTCGGAAAAGTGATTTCAGAATATATGAGATCGCCGAGAAGGTCGGTTTTCAGAGTGCGGATTATTTCGTGACCCAATTCGAGAAGCTGGAGCAAGTGTCGCCGACAGAATACCGGAACATGTTGATAGAAAAAGAATAA